CGCTGAAGCTGGCCGGGCGCGATATCGGGATTACCGCCGCAGGTGGCCGGTATGACACCGGAGCTGTATCGCTCAACGCGACCGTCCGCGGCGATGGCCCGCTCATTGCCGAGGCGACCCGGTTCGCTATCAAGCTCGACGGCATCGCTGACGCCTTGTCGGCAAGCGATAAGGCCGTGGCGTCGGCGCTCGGGCCGCGGCTTACGCTGGCGGCTGAAGGAACGGCCGAACGAAGCGGCCGGCTCGACATAGCCGCCGCGCGCATCGAGGCATCGCCGATCGTCGCCACCTATGCTGGGCAGGTCGATCCCGCGTCCATCAAGGGCAAGCTCACGATCGAGCGTGCTGACATGGCCGCGTTGCGCGGCTTCGTCGAGCCGGACCTGAGCGGACAGGTGCAGCTTACCGCCGATGTCGACGCCGCCTTCGACATGAGCCGGCTCATCGTGACGCTCGATGGCGCTGCGCAAGATTTGAAAACCGGCATCGCCATCGCGGATAATCTCCTTGGCGGGCGTGCGACCGTGAAGGGTACCGTGCGCCGCGCCGGTGATGGCAGCTTTGGTTTTGAGACCTTCTCAGCCGATGCCGCCTATGTCTCGCTGACCGCTGACGGCTCAGCGACGGACCAGCGGGCGAATGTGGTTGCCAAGATCGCGCTGCCGGATCTCCAGCGACTCGATCCGCGCGTCTCCGGTCGCGGCGATATCTCAGCCAATCTCACCGGCAGCCTTTCCCGTCTCGACAGCCAGGCAACCATTCAGTTGCGCGATGCCAAGGCCATGGGGCGGCCCATCGAGCGGCTGGTCTTGAACGTCACTGCCTCCGACGTGCTGAATGCGCCGCAGGGCGAGCTCAAGCTCGACGGCAGCGTGAACGGCAAACCAGCCCGCGGCAGCGGTCAATTCGCGCGCAAGGCGGATGGCGCCTCAGACGTCCGGGATCTCGACATAACGCTCGGTTCGGTGGCCGTGCGTGGTTCGCTGTCGGCGTCGCCGGCCTCGCTCGTGACGGGCCAGCTTGCGGTTACGGCCGGCGATCTGCGCGACCTCGCGCCGCTTGTGCTCGCCGAGATCGCTGGCCGCCTCGAACTGATGGCCAATTTCGACGCGCCTGATGGCAAGCAGGCGGCGCGCATAACCGGCTCTGCAAATCGCATCGATGCCTTCGGCGTCACGCTGACCGACGCGAAGATCAACGCTACTGGGCGGGATCTTTTCAAAGCGCCGGCCTTCAATGGCCAAGTCGATATCGATGGAGTCGCAACCAGCGGCCTCACGGTGTCACGTGCCCGTCTTACCGCAGAGGGCGAAGGCAATACAACCGACGTCAATCTTAACGCGGTGGTGCAGGGAGCGGATCTTGCGACTTCGGCCCGGATCACGCCGACCGATGGCGGCATTGATGCCTTGATCCGGAGGCTCACCCTGTCGCGCGGCCAGACGTTGTCGCTGTCGCCGGATGCACGCATCAGCCTGCGCGATGGAACTGTCACGCTGTCCAACGTCGAAGTGCGTGCAGGCGCGGGGCGATTGACGGTCGCCGGCTCGGCTGGCGAGCGGCTGGACGTGCGCCTCGCCGCTCGGGCCATTCCGCTCGCTATCGCGGAATTGTTCGCGCCGGGCCTCGGCGTGACGGGAGCGCTCAATGGAGATGTGACCCTGTCGGGGACCGCCGCTCAACCCTCGGGCCGCTACAATCTCACCATCACCAATCTCACCGCGCCACAGATCAGTGATGCGGGTCTTCGGCCGCTCGGCGTCAATGCCGAGGGCACTCTCGGCAACGGCCGCGTCAATGTGGATGCGCGCGTGACCGGTCTCGCGAATTCCAACCTGCAGATCAGCGGCTCGGCTCCCCTGGGAGCTGGCGCGCTCGATCTCGGCGTCAACGGCCGCATCGACCTTGGCCTCATGAATGCGCGCCTCTCGGCCGCCGGCCAGACGCTCACCGGACAGGCCATCGCTGACCTCCGTATTCGCGGGACTGCGGCGGCGCCGACAGCCGCCGGAACGGTCCGCATCACCAATGGGCGCTTCCAGGATGCCGCTAACGGTGTCACGCTCACCAATATCGAGGCGGTGATCAACGGATCGGAACGCGAGCTCGTTATCACCAGCCTGACTGCGCGGGCGCGGAATGGTGGCGCCATCACCGGCTCGGGACGGGTGGCACTGGATCCGGCAGCGGGCTTCCCCGGGCAGATCGCCATCAAGGCGAACAACGCGCAGCTGATGGCAACTCCGGTCGTAAATGCCACGGCAAATGCGGATCTCGCTATCGCCGGCGCGCTCGCGACACGGCCGAGCGTCACCGGCTTTGTTGAGTTCTCGGCGCTGGAGATCACCTTGCCGAAACGTTTCCCGTTCTCGGCGACGCCGATCCCGGTTACGCGTGTCAATGCGCCGCCGGCCGTGCGGGCTCGCGTCGCTGCGGAACAGAGGGCGGCGGCTGCACAGGCCGCCAATCCCTTCGCAGCGACTCTCGACATTCGTGTGGCTGCGCGCAGCGGCATCGTGGTCCGCGGGCAGGGCATAAACGCGCAGCTCGGGGGCCAGCTGACCATCCGTGGGACAAGTGCATCGCCGCAGGCCGAAGGTGCCTTTACGCTCCGTCGTGGAACGCTCTCGCTGCTCGGTCGTCAGCTCACCTTCACGCGTGGTGAGGTGTCCCTCGACGGCGATTTCGATCCCCGCATCGATTTCGAGGCTGAATCGACGGCGGCCGGAATTACAGCCCGTATCCTCGTAACGGGGAAAGCTTCCAATCCGCAGCTAGAGTTCAGTTCGTCGCCGGAGCTGCCCCGCGATGAGGTGCTTGCCCGCCTTCTGTTCGGCAGGCCCTCTGGCAGCCTCTCAACCGGTCAGGCGATCCAGCTCGCCCAGGCCCTGGCCGAGTTGACGGGCGAGGGCGGCGGTCCGCTCGGCGCCATCGGTTCGTCGCTGGGTCTCGACTCGATCGATCTCGGGACGACAAATTCCGACGGTTCGGGCGGCGTGGCGGTCGGTATCGGCAAACAGATCAACGATCGCATGCGGTTGAGCATCAAGCAGGGAGCAACCCCGGAATCGAGCCGAGCCGCGGTTGATATCGACCTTGGCCGCAACATAAAGCTTGAGGCCGAAGCGGGTGCGGGCGGCGGCGCCGTTGGCATCGGCATGGAGTGGAACTACTAGCCTCTTCGGTCCGACGCGCTTGCCGACGCTCAGGGGATCTCGGGGCAGCGGAACTGCCGAAGATCCTTCAGGCTGAACGGGTTGATAATACTGGCGGCGATGAGGCGCAGGGTCGCCGAGCGCGAGCCCAAGGTGTAGCGCAGGATAAAGCGGTCAGGCGCCTGTCCCTCAAGTTTCGGCGCGCCAGCCTCGATCAATCGCAGAAAGGCGAAAGGGCCACGAAAATCGAGGCTGCCCGGTTCATTGCTGAGCCAGGGCGTGAGTTCTAGCTGCGCCGTGAGTTGCCCGTCGGCCGGGGGCCATTGCATGGTCCACAGGCGCGCTGGATCATGCCGGTAGACCAGGGTCTGTCCACCAATCGCGTAGGTCAATGTCTCGGCTGTCGCATCCAGCCGCAGGGGTTCCAGACTGAAGCGAACCGATGGCGCGGCCGGATTATCGGTGAAGAAGGCATCGCGTATGCGTGCAGCGCGCTGAAACTGTTCCAGCGCCGGGCGGTCGATGTCGAACGCCATGCCATGTACGGGGTGGACCTGCCAAGCCGGTGCGCTGACATCCACGAAGGGGCGGAGGTAGGTTGTGAAGAATTTTTCCAGCCGCCCCTGCGGTCCGAAAAGAGACGCGAAATCGTCAAGCGAGATCGACTGGCTAGCACGCCCGGAAAAGGGATAGCGGTTGCTGGTGACGAGCCGGCAGAACGGTTCCACCTCCCGCCATGCGGCTGCGACGCGGTCTTCCGTCGCGGCCGACGTCATGTCGGCGGCGGTATGGGCGACCTCATTGGCGATCCGCGCAAGCGGAGGAGGAAGGCTCGCGGCGCTATCCGCCAGCTGCCCGGCGGATGACCCGGCTGACAGGGGGGTAGCGGCATCCTGGGGGAGGTAGGCCGTTTGCGCCATCTGCCGGCCGAGAGCCCCGAAGCCGTCGATAGTCTGCCGAAGCCGCGATGCTCCGGTGTCGCCAGTCGCGACAAGTTCCCTAAGCCATGCGAAGCGCGTGGTGACCGGCTCACCCGTCATGAGGGTTCGCGGCTGGACTGCCCCCGCAGGGTTTGCGGATGCTGGCGGCGCGGCTGGCGTGAGATCCGTCTCCTGGCTGGCGGATTGGTAAAACCGCTCCAGAGGAGATGCCGGACCTGCAAGCTGGATCAACTGCTGGCTTGCCTGTTGCAAGGTGGGGGCTTGCGTCAAGGCGATGTCGTCGAGTAACTCGTTCCACGTCTCCACGTAAGCGGTGAAATAGTCCTCCGCGATCTCCTGCTCCAGTACCTTTGCGAGATCGCGGTTATCCGGTCCGGTCGCCAACGGAATGACCCATCCCTCTTTCGCGAGCGTTGCCGAAACATCCCGCAGCGCCGGGGCGACAACTGTCAGAAATCCGGCCCGCGTATAGAAGGCAGGAATGCCTTCGCTCAGGGGCTTGCCCGAGCGTCGGACGAGCAGACGACCAGCCATCGGCCCCGCGGCATCGATAGGGCGCCATGCGGACAGGCCGGCGGCGCGCACACGGGCCTGCAAGGTGGCGAGACCCCGCAGGACGAGGGTATTGATCGAAAGCGCCGCGCGTGCTGCTGCGATGCGGGTTTCGTCGAGCGATGAATGTGCCAGCGGGTGGGCCAAAAGCGCGCGGATATGGGGTGTCAGCCGATTGGCCGCGCTCTCATCCAGCTCGGGAGCTGTCTCTTTGCTATTGGCGATAAGCCAAGCCTGGGCTTCCTCCCGCCCGCCGTGGCGTTGTCCACCAAGCGTGAGGTAGGTCTTCAATCTGTCGAAAAGCGCGAGCTCCTCCGGAGGCGAGAGATTTTGCGGGCTCTCGGTCGGTAATGCGGCCTGGAGGTTGAGAAGGAGGCGAGGCAAGAGAAGCTGGATCTGCGCCCGATCATAGGCTCCACGATGCGCAGTGAGAAGCACATCGCGCGCGCTACCCAAGGGCAAGCCCGCTCCAAGCCCGGCCACGACCGGAAGATCCGCCGCCAACCGGTCGAGTACCGGCAGAACGTGTTTTAGATCGGGCGCGGGGGCCTCCGCATCTCTGTTGAGAGTGCGGATGGCGCTGTCGCTGGCAGCCAGGGATTGTTCGACGTCGTTCAGTGACTGATTGGTTTCCTCCAGCCTGTCCCGCCAGACGAGAGCGAGTGGGACGCTCCCCACGAGAAGGGTCAGCGCCGCCAGCGGTGCGAGCGTCGCCCGCCATGCTGCCCGCCACGGGTGATGTCGACTGGCCAGGCCCGCTTCCGGTAAGACGTCACGGTGAAGAAAGCGTGCGGCGATGCCGGGGCTCGCGGTTCTGGCCGCTGTGCTGTCTGCCGGATGGAATTGGCTGACGTCGAGGGCAAGTGACCGCGCCGCGCCATGAAGGAGGCGATCCTTGGGGAGATGGGTCTCACCTGTCGCAGACTGAACCAGCTGAACACCACGCAGAACGGGCGACAGCTTGCTGCAATCAGGCTGCAGGATTGCAGCGGCGAATTGTGTGATCCGATCAGTCAGGAGCGCGACCTCCACCGGAAATTCCAGAATGCAGCCGGCGTGGTCAACCCGCGCGACCGTTCCGGCGCGACGGACGCTATGGCGCGCGAGACGAAGAAGCATCGCACGCAGACCGTCGTGCAACGTCCGGATCTGCTCCTTCGCCTGCCTTGTGGGCGAGGAGGCGGGTGTCGTCCCGGTTAGATCGAGAAGCGTGAGGTCGTCGAGCTCGGCGCAACCTGCGTAATAGCCGCGCAGATTGTTGATGCCGGTGATGACGAGATAAGCCGGAAGGAAGGGCCCGGCGATCTGCGTCACATGCGCGATACGATCGCGCCAAGCTTCCGCGAGGGCGGCACGCTGGTCAGCCGGGGCGTCGAGGAGTTCCGTGGCACCGAGCTCTACGATGAGGCCATTGAGCGGCTGCAAGGGACGCATCCGTTGGATAAGCTTGAGCAGGCCGTGCCAGCGTGCTTCGGTTTCGATCTCGTCCCTTTCCACACTCTTGCGGAAGGTTTCGACAGGAGCGGCCGCCGCTAACGCCAGCGCCTGGCGCCCCGACCACACCGCGGCGAGCGGGTTCTGATCCGTGGACGTCGGCTTTGCTGGGCGTTCCGCTTCGAGTTTCAACCCCATGGTCTTGAGCAAGAGACTGGCGGACTCTTGTGTCGAGCCCAGGACCAGATACCAGGGAGTTGCGTAGGCGATGGGCCGCAGGCCACGCCAACGGCCGCCGGTGCGGACCAAGACCGTCCTGATTTGGTGGCGAAGCCTCGCGAGGTCCGCAGCTATGGCGCGCTCCGCCGCGGCGCGCGAAACGTCCGCGGGCCCCCGTCGTCGCACCAGGAGCACGACCACCGCTATGGCGGCCATAAGACCGATCAGCGCGATCAGGAGGATGCGTGGGAGCACAGCGGCGAGAGGCTGCATGTCCGCAATAGTGAGGAGCGGTGCCCCGAACCAAACGGCGGCCGCCAGCTCGAGCGCGAGAACGAGCACCACGGTGACGAGAAGCCAGACTGTCTTGGTCATGGGACACGGTCCTCATGGGGAGCGACTGGGAATGAAGCGCTTGTCGGGACGAGGATCTCGACCCGGCGGTTGTGGGCGCGTCCTTCCGGCGTGCTGTTGCTTGCGAGCGGTTCGCGATCGCCACGGCTTTCGGGGTGGATCGTCGTGGCGGGGGGAAGCCGTGCGCGAAGAGCCCCAGCGACGGCTTCTGCCCGGCGCATGGCGAGAATGGCGTTCGAGCCGATCTGGGGCGTATGGATAGGCTGGCTATCCGTGTGCCCGATGACCGTTATCGCCGCCGGCATGCCCTGCAGCACGGTGGCAACGGCTCCAAGCAACTGCCCCCCCGTTGCGGACAGGGTCGTGCTCGCGCTGGCGAAGAGCCTCCCGTCGATGAGCCGCACAATAACGAAGTCGGGCTGATCCACGATGCTGACGCGCCCCTCGGCGATTTCAGAGGCAAGCATGCGCCGCAGGCGCGCGGAGGTTGTCTCAGGCGCCGGCACCTTCGCTTCGACCTTGGACATCTGGCGGCTGTGCAAAAGGGGCACCTGCTGCGGAGCCTCGGCGGCGCGCGGTTTGGGAGCGCTATTCGGTATCAACAGCGCGGCCTTTGCCGCCGCCGCCTCCACTCTGCTTTTAAGCGCTAAAGTCATGACCACGCTCGCGCCCAGGACGGCGACCGATAACGTGATCGCGATGGCGAACACCGTTCTCGACAGCTGGGGGGCGCGATGCGGAGCGTCGACAGGTAGCGCGCGGGCGAGCAATCGTGTACCCCGAATGTCGGCCGT
This portion of the Chelatococcus sp. YT9 genome encodes:
- a CDS encoding translocation/assembly module TamB domain-containing protein, which translates into the protein MRRVSFPVLRVALTALVGLVVVVALGLVVLTRTDFGRAEIVRLVERFASSDGMTIRIGRLEGALPAEMRVRDVTIADPRGVWLSIDQADLRWRPLALISGRLDVELVRVGHLDVARAPDMPPAPAPAEPSSGMPQLPFGVSLQRMDVTRLTLGEPLLGVPAALSLTGMARLVDPAQGLVLDMSADRVDDTPGRASIQLNFRPDTQQLKLAVDASEPPGGLVSRLAALRGEPPISLNISGDGPLDDWSGRLRLTLGDKAGAEGEATLKRSGTSRSLDATLLADVGAVLPEELEPLVGPTTIKVDASFEDDGAITLRNVAASNTAFALTGDGVIAQGGAVAGNARLSLGEVAPFAGFLPKVPGPDGRIVPMASWQSLVADLALGGTVNAPEATLKLAGRDIGITAAGGRYDTGAVSLNATVRGDGPLIAEATRFAIKLDGIADALSASDKAVASALGPRLTLAAEGTAERSGRLDIAAARIEASPIVATYAGQVDPASIKGKLTIERADMAALRGFVEPDLSGQVQLTADVDAAFDMSRLIVTLDGAAQDLKTGIAIADNLLGGRATVKGTVRRAGDGSFGFETFSADAAYVSLTADGSATDQRANVVAKIALPDLQRLDPRVSGRGDISANLTGSLSRLDSQATIQLRDAKAMGRPIERLVLNVTASDVLNAPQGELKLDGSVNGKPARGSGQFARKADGASDVRDLDITLGSVAVRGSLSASPASLVTGQLAVTAGDLRDLAPLVLAEIAGRLELMANFDAPDGKQAARITGSANRIDAFGVTLTDAKINATGRDLFKAPAFNGQVDIDGVATSGLTVSRARLTAEGEGNTTDVNLNAVVQGADLATSARITPTDGGIDALIRRLTLSRGQTLSLSPDARISLRDGTVTLSNVEVRAGAGRLTVAGSAGERLDVRLAARAIPLAIAELFAPGLGVTGALNGDVTLSGTAAQPSGRYNLTITNLTAPQISDAGLRPLGVNAEGTLGNGRVNVDARVTGLANSNLQISGSAPLGAGALDLGVNGRIDLGLMNARLSAAGQTLTGQAIADLRIRGTAAAPTAAGTVRITNGRFQDAANGVTLTNIEAVINGSERELVITSLTARARNGGAITGSGRVALDPAAGFPGQIAIKANNAQLMATPVVNATANADLAIAGALATRPSVTGFVEFSALEITLPKRFPFSATPIPVTRVNAPPAVRARVAAEQRAAAAQAANPFAATLDIRVAARSGIVVRGQGINAQLGGQLTIRGTSASPQAEGAFTLRRGTLSLLGRQLTFTRGEVSLDGDFDPRIDFEAESTAAGITARILVTGKASNPQLEFSSSPELPRDEVLARLLFGRPSGSLSTGQAIQLAQALAELTGEGGGPLGAIGSSLGLDSIDLGTTNSDGSGGVAVGIGKQINDRMRLSIKQGATPESSRAAVDIDLGRNIKLEAEAGAGGGAVGIGMEWNY
- the tssM gene encoding type VI secretion system membrane subunit TssM, with the translated sequence MTKTVWLLVTVVLVLALELAAAVWFGAPLLTIADMQPLAAVLPRILLIALIGLMAAIAVVVLLVRRRGPADVSRAAAERAIAADLARLRHQIRTVLVRTGGRWRGLRPIAYATPWYLVLGSTQESASLLLKTMGLKLEAERPAKPTSTDQNPLAAVWSGRQALALAAAAPVETFRKSVERDEIETEARWHGLLKLIQRMRPLQPLNGLIVELGATELLDAPADQRAALAEAWRDRIAHVTQIAGPFLPAYLVITGINNLRGYYAGCAELDDLTLLDLTGTTPASSPTRQAKEQIRTLHDGLRAMLLRLARHSVRRAGTVARVDHAGCILEFPVEVALLTDRITQFAAAILQPDCSKLSPVLRGVQLVQSATGETHLPKDRLLHGAARSLALDVSQFHPADSTAARTASPGIAARFLHRDVLPEAGLASRHHPWRAAWRATLAPLAALTLLVGSVPLALVWRDRLEETNQSLNDVEQSLAASDSAIRTLNRDAEAPAPDLKHVLPVLDRLAADLPVVAGLGAGLPLGSARDVLLTAHRGAYDRAQIQLLLPRLLLNLQAALPTESPQNLSPPEELALFDRLKTYLTLGGQRHGGREEAQAWLIANSKETAPELDESAANRLTPHIRALLAHPLAHSSLDETRIAAARAALSINTLVLRGLATLQARVRAAGLSAWRPIDAAGPMAGRLLVRRSGKPLSEGIPAFYTRAGFLTVVAPALRDVSATLAKEGWVIPLATGPDNRDLAKVLEQEIAEDYFTAYVETWNELLDDIALTQAPTLQQASQQLIQLAGPASPLERFYQSASQETDLTPAAPPASANPAGAVQPRTLMTGEPVTTRFAWLRELVATGDTGASRLRQTIDGFGALGRQMAQTAYLPQDAATPLSAGSSAGQLADSAASLPPPLARIANEVAHTAADMTSAATEDRVAAAWREVEPFCRLVTSNRYPFSGRASQSISLDDFASLFGPQGRLEKFFTTYLRPFVDVSAPAWQVHPVHGMAFDIDRPALEQFQRAARIRDAFFTDNPAAPSVRFSLEPLRLDATAETLTYAIGGQTLVYRHDPARLWTMQWPPADGQLTAQLELTPWLSNEPGSLDFRGPFAFLRLIEAGAPKLEGQAPDRFILRYTLGSRSATLRLIAASIINPFSLKDLRQFRCPEIP
- the icmH gene encoding type IVB secretion system protein IcmH/DotU, yielding MRTDNPFATPAPSAQQLAPSAPSLPGERSIFPSPMAAMSAPFGPDENSLDVARAFAAAAHTPLLASAAQLTWLAGRFASFTPRDVGALRDCLAAEIRRIGTHSELDVGTRAAACYALAATFDDLALNAAWSGGDAWARNTLVSLMFNEACGGERFFDLLAQLEREPKQNADKLTLMSLCLALGFQGKFRILPNGAAQLALIRANLSRLLEETADIRGTRLLARALPVDAPHRAPQLSRTVFAIAITLSVAVLGASVVMTLALKSRVEAAAAKAALLIPNSAPKPRAAEAPQQVPLLHSRQMSKVEAKVPAPETTSARLRRMLASEIAEGRVSIVDQPDFVIVRLIDGRLFASASTTLSATGGQLLGAVATVLQGMPAAITVIGHTDSQPIHTPQIGSNAILAMRRAEAVAGALRARLPPATTIHPESRGDREPLASNSTPEGRAHNRRVEILVPTSASFPVAPHEDRVP